A section of the Lineus longissimus chromosome 1, tnLinLong1.2, whole genome shotgun sequence genome encodes:
- the LOC135483088 gene encoding adenosine receptor A3-like — protein MENVHQNINGTEREKLLEQLLTVDLEDVVYGALLSILGLLIVSGNLLVIIAVNKNKTLRNKMYVLIVSLAIADLLTGLVHPLNAVTYFVKTLNQSKRLCLIIDFLGLVPLSASVLHLCAISVDRFIAINFSLHYEMIMTRRTIVVTLLISWGLSVIIGAIPGLGVNTWNAPLIPWCYWQDVITPEFLLFIGIVLILGSVLMVTLYTQIFIMAWKQHKKISVGKRIIDREKHKGWRRDMKAVKVIGVVIGVYLTCWLPSAIMMVRGYLQIDIPRYIRNIVFIFAIANSMMNPLIYAWGNKTMRKTFKRILHIPEKPQSEQEYTPRKNYSDLDNVRNGNVLNLEKVDDSSIS, from the coding sequence ATGGAGAATGTCCACCAGAATATTAATGGGACCGAACGTGAAAAACTTCTTGAGCAGTTACTGACAGTAGACTTGGAGGATGTTGTCTATGGTGCCTTACTTTCCATTCTTGGTCTTCTCATTGTGTCTGGGAACCTGCTCGTCATCATTGCCGTTAATAAGAACAAGACCCTCCGAAACAAGATGTATGTGCTAATTGTGAGCTTGGCCATAGCTGACCTTTTAACTGGGTTAGTGCATCCATTGAATGCCGTCACATACTTTGTCAAAACACTCAATCAGAGCAAACGATTATGTCTGATTATCGACTTTCTTGGCCTGGTACCTCTTTCGGCATCAGTGCTTCATCTTTGTGCCATCTCCGTTGACCGATTCATTGCGATCAACTTCTCATTACATTATGAAATGATAATGACGAGGCGGACCATCGTGGTGACTTTACTCATCTCTTGGGGGCTATCAGTGATCATCGGTGCTATCCCTGGCCTGGGTGTGAACACCTGGAACGCCCCACTCATCCCTTGGTGTTACTGGCAGGACGTCATAACACCAGAGTTCTTACTCTTCATAGGAATCGTGCTCATTCTCGGCAGTGTGCTCATGGTGACGTTATACACCCAAATATTCATCATGGCATGGAAACAGCACAAGAAGATCTCCGTTGGGAAACGCATCATTGACCGTGAGAAACATAAAGGCTGGCGACGGGACATGAAAGCAGTTAAAGTCATAGGTGTTGTTATAGGTGTTTATCTGACTTGCTGGTTACCTAGTGCCATTATGATGGTCAGGGGCTACCTCCAGATAGACATTCCACGCTATATACGCAATATCGTGTTTATCTTTGCGATAGCCAATAGTATGATGAATCCGTTGATTTATGCGTGGGGAAACAAGACGATGAGAAAGACTTTCAAAAGAATTTTACACATTCCTGAAAAACCCCAGTCAGAACAGGAATATACACCGAGGAAGAATTACTCTGATTTGGACAATGTTCGAAACGGAAATGTTTTAAATCTTGAGAAGGTGGACGATAGCTCAATTAGCTGA